From a single Mesorhizobium shangrilense genomic region:
- a CDS encoding proton-translocating transhydrogenase family protein, producing the protein MDQTLQKALDQLDQASAAVRLAVHNMANAPGAEAAGDAAHALSGGAIDPFVFRFAIFILAIFVGYYVVWSVTPALHTPLMAVTNAISSVIVVGALLAVGISASGIATGFGFVALMLVSVNIFGGFLVTQRMLAMYKKKDK; encoded by the coding sequence ATGGATCAGACCCTGCAGAAAGCCCTCGACCAGCTCGACCAGGCAAGTGCCGCCGTCAGGCTCGCGGTCCACAATATGGCGAACGCGCCCGGTGCCGAGGCGGCCGGTGATGCCGCGCATGCGCTGTCGGGCGGTGCCATCGATCCCTTCGTCTTCCGCTTCGCCATTTTTATCCTGGCGATCTTCGTCGGCTACTATGTCGTCTGGTCGGTCACGCCGGCCCTGCACACGCCGCTGATGGCCGTCACCAACGCCATTTCCTCCGTGATCGTCGTCGGCGCGCTGCTCGCAGTCGGCATCTCGGCGTCCGGCATTGCCACCGGCTTCGGCTTCGTTGCGCTGATGCTGGTGTCCGTCAACATCTTCGGCGGCTTCCTCGTCACCCAGCGCATGCTGGCGATGTACAAGAAGAAGGACAAGTGA